The Glycine soja cultivar W05 chromosome 19, ASM419377v2, whole genome shotgun sequence genomic sequence ataaagtcCACAATTCTTTCAAGAGAATTGATATTCATTGGAGTTTGTGGATTAATAGCTGCATAACAGACTTCAGACAGAACTTCCCCTGATGGAACCTGGATTTTTGTTGTATCAATAGTCTTGTTCTCATCATATTCTGGTGTTCGGTAATTTGAGCTATCAGGAAGGTCCTGGTCTATGACAAGTTCCTTCGAAACATTCTCCTGAAATGGCTCATCATTCAACTTCAAAGGTACAGGGGACTTCAGAAGTTGATCAGAAGCTCTGGTCAGTGGCTCTGATTGCTGATCTTTGCCAGAAACTTTAGGGGATTCTGTTTCCCTCTCTCCTTTCCTCTGCTCTCTGGCTGGAATAGCAAAAGGAGGGGACAGGTACTTgcttttcttcctttctcttgACAAAGAACCCTTCCCATTTTTTACTTTGGCCTTTCCTTCATGATCAGTTTCCTTTTTGCTCCCACTACTAGTGTTTCCAATACCAaaagattttttcttctttttcaactGCGCCAATGTTCCATTGTCACCATCCTCTTTGCCCCAACTACCACCATCATTTTCAGCACCTGCCGCATTTCTATCAGTATTTAGGAACAACCCTTTTCTCTTCTGCACAGATTTAGATGCCATTGTATCCTCACTgcctttcctcttctttctaaCAGTCACTTTTTCAGTTGCATCTCCTTGCTTATTTTTGGTATTGGCATCTTTGTCCTCTCCCATAATTTCAGCAATGCTTTTCTGCTTAATCCTATGATTCAATCTATTTCCTGAAATCCCATGTGAATGACTCAATTCACCAGATTTTGGGCTCATTGGCATTGTAGAGTACTCCTCTTCAAATGGCCCATGTGCAGGTGCTTCCACTGCACACTCACTGCTGCCTACATTCACTGTTCTATCCCTTAAACTATCTTCAAGTCTAGGAACTGGCTGGGGCACCTCATACATAGGTAATCTATAACCTCCTCTTGATAGATAAAAGGCTGAAAGCCGAGCCTTCAATATTTCCAGCTCCAGAATATTAGCAATGGAAATAATTTTGGCAATTTGTTTTAGTTGAGAAAGTAATTCTGCTGGATCAATCAGAACATCAGAAAGTTTCTCTATACCGTTTTCAGGTATAAGAATTCCCTCCTTGACACCAGAATTGGCCGCCAATGGCCGAACAAATTCAGAGCTAGTTTTATCCGCAGCACATGAAGAACTCATCTTCAAATTCAAAAGCCTTCCAACCTCGCTTACAGCTTCATGTACAGCATTGACAAAAGCCCGAGAGCTACTCTGCTTCACCATATCCTTAAAGTTATCCTCAAAAGGCTTCAATTGCGAAGGATGGCACCAAGCAAAGGTTCCATCCCCAAAGTAAGCCACAAGTAGTCTATTCTTTTGTCTCAGTTTCAAAGCAAGATCAGAAGCATCAGAAGGGTCATAAATCCTGCCAGGCCACCAGGGATGACTCTTAATTTTGCCCCAAACAAAATCACCAACCGAAAACCTGCCACATCCTTCATCACCCAAATCTTCCATTTCCACATCCTTGTTTTCACTTGTATCAGCAATTGAAACATCCATAGTCACGGTTTTCCCATTTCGATCATCCTCGCCCTCAATTTTCTTCCAATCTCTTTTGCCTCCTTCCACTCCAACCTCAAAAGAACCACCCTCAGGGTTCAACTTCCCAGCACTCTCAgtctcaccaccataggaaaaCATTAAGTTCCTACCACTCTCTCTCATTTTCAACAAAGAGGAGACCCCATTCATCTCAGAATCAGCCAGACCTACACAACCATCCTCCAGTTCCCTCCCCTCAAAACCCTTCTCATCGGAAACCTTGGTCTCAGAGACCCTGCTCTTCCCCATTTCAACAACCCCACCATCACCAGAACCTTGGTTTTCTGAAGCCCCATTTTTCAAAGCACACAGAGCTTCCCTGAGCTCATTCTTGTCATTCTCTGGAGAAGGCGATGAACACCCAGATGGCTCCTTTGATCGAGCCTCCACCGTACCCATCACacaaagaaattttcttttctcgagaaaatcaaCCTAGGCTGCAACAAAAAAGCAAGAAAATCAACACATCCTAGGGTTTTTGTTTAGGTTCCATGAATGAACGGAagtaagtaaaaagaaaaaaaaataaagataatcagAATATGGGGATTTAAAATATTgaccattaattaaaaaattgacactgatataataaaattttatgtgtGCAAAAAAGAATCAATTATCAGAGGACATAATTCTATAAGAGGAAATCGATGCAGCAATACCTGAGAGAACCAAGAAAACTAGGGTTCCAAGAAGCTTACTTTGTGTGCTTTGAAGCAACCCTCAAATCAAAACCATTGACTTAAGAATCTGATCGGATTGACGTTCAAGAAGAAGAATGTGATTTTAGGACAACACgtaaatattagtattttttagtaattttattaatattatagtatttttgttaataaaaaccGAAGATGCAATCACAATCAGAGTCACGGAGAGAGGGAGATACAAAGCAATTTCTCGAACGTGAATTTGCATATGTCGCGAGATAACAACAACGTTTCATTTCCTCTTGATGGTATTTTGTTTTCAAGCGGTGGAAAAAAGTGAAACTGGCTCGGCGATATTtaacattttgaatttttttttactatgttCTTAAAGGACAACAACACCCAGTCACCCACTTGCTCGAGTAAGATGCTGTGCATACTCGCTTTCCTTTCGTGCCGTATTTCTCGGTTTTTCTttgagagtattttttttttttttatcatcctaATTAGCACATTTGATTTCTCGTGACATCttcaagtttttcaaaacttccaTATTTGGATCTAGGACTAATCTTCATTCGAGAGAACTTCaacaattaaaagaattaaaagaaagatCCATTATTTGCTAAGATCATTCCTTTCTTtaaacaaaatgaataaaaataaaattaaaattattctctaaaattatttccaagataTTTCTTAATGTGTTGATTATTCATCAAATGTGAGATCCGGGTGAATAATCATATGCTTTtacaagaaattgaaaaatttCTTGAGAATCTTACAAGAATTACTCGTTCTTTTTTTCTATGACAAATggtcaaaattttatttgaattcaaatcttATTGAGAGATCtactagaaataaaaaattattgaagaaagaacaaaagaaacatCTTATTCTTAccaagtgataaaaaaaatgaatttttttcaggATAATTATGTACTTACAAAATATCGTATCAATTCATCCTATTTCATTGTATCTGGGATGTGATATGGTTCCAAAGGATGGACGGAACAATTCCAATCAGATTTCATTCTTGAACAAAAACCCATTTTGGAATTTATTTCATCCATTCCATGACCAAAACATTGGTAGATACACATTACACCATGATTTTGAATCAAAAGAGATATTTCAAGAAATCACATATTTATTCACTCTATCAATAATCGAGCCAGATATGGTTTATCATAAGATATGGTGTATCATAAGAGATTTGCTTTTACTATTGATTCCTCCATACTAGGTCAAAAACATTTCTTAAATAAAGGCTAGTAACACTTAAAGTTTTTTATCCCTTCACAAGAGTCTATACAAGGATTTAACCTATGTCCTCTTCCCAAATTTAGCGTTTGTTGTCAAGTGAATTATACTCATtaggtatttaatttttttcatttaatttaaattaaatagtttttgggatgaataaaaaatatgaaaaattgagATTGGCTTGAATTTTGGGTCAATCTTGGCATGATGGCATGGAATGGGTGTGCGTGGTGGCGAATTGTGATGCCATGTAGGGACAACCCCGAAGCTAAAAATGAATCGAAAGTATTTGCTTAAGGTTCTTAAAAAGAGGTACGATTGACATGTGTTTTGTACCTTTGACGTGAAAACAGGTACGATTTAAAATTCATAGCCAGATAATTGGATAAaagtgatttgaatttttttttaaatcggtTTAAAATGGTTTTAGAATTGATTTATAGTTCAAAATCATTTTGGTTGTAAATCTAGTTTTAAACCATAAATTAGTTTTCGACCTACTTTGATTATGACTGCTTTTAGCTTATTTCGGTCACGGCTATTTTTTGTCAACTTCTGCTAGGGTTATTTTTGGCTAATGTTGATCAAGCTATTTTCGGTCAATGTGGAACTATTTCTTGGTCGAGGTTAGTTGGATTTTTTCTATCAATgtcagtcaatttttttttttttgccgacATCGACTAAGGCTATTTTCCACTGAGGTTAGGTAGGGCTATTTTTTGTTGACATAGGCTAGGATTTTTTCGGTTGACGTAAGCTAGTGATGTCTTTTTGGTCGACATCGACTGATTTTTTTTCGACATCAACCAAGACTATTTTGGACCGATGTCGACTAGGATATTTTCCGGTCAATGTTAGTCGGTGATGTTTTATAGTTGACATAaactaaagttattttttaagtgaCGCCAGTTAGGGTTATTTTTTTGCCAACATTAACTAGGGTCATTGACGCTAGCAAAAAAAAAGCTCGACCAATGTTGGCCAAAAAATTCCTAGCTAAtgtcaaccaaaaaaataatcatggtTAATGTCGACTAGAAAACATCATCTATTGATGTCAACCAAAAAAATCCAACTCAACATCGGTTAAAATAGTCTTGATTGAAAAATAACCTCAATCGATGTCAACCAAAAAAAACCTTAGTCGACGTCGATTGAAAAATAAT encodes the following:
- the LOC114399228 gene encoding uncharacterized protein LOC114399228, whose translation is MGTVEARSKEPSGCSSPSPENDKNELREALCALKNGASENQGSGDGGVVEMGKSRVSETKVSDEKGFEGRELEDGCVGLADSEMNGVSSLLKMRESGRNLMFSYGGETESAGKLNPEGGSFEVGVEGGKRDWKKIEGEDDRNGKTVTMDVSIADTSENKDVEMEDLGDEGCGRFSVGDFVWGKIKSHPWWPGRIYDPSDASDLALKLRQKNRLLVAYFGDGTFAWCHPSQLKPFEDNFKDMVKQSSSRAFVNAVHEAVSEVGRLLNLKMSSSCAADKTSSEFVRPLAANSGVKEGILIPENGIEKLSDVLIDPAELLSQLKQIAKIISIANILELEILKARLSAFYLSRGGYRLPMYEVPQPVPRLEDSLRDRTVNVGSSECAVEAPAHGPFEEEYSTMPMSPKSGELSHSHGISGNRLNHRIKQKSIAEIMGEDKDANTKNKQGDATEKVTVRKKRKGSEDTMASKSVQKRKGLFLNTDRNAAGAENDGGSWGKEDGDNGTLAQLKKKKKSFGIGNTSSGSKKETDHEGKAKVKNGKGSLSRERKKSKYLSPPFAIPAREQRKGERETESPKVSGKDQQSEPLTRASDQLLKSPVPLKLNDEPFQENVSKELVIDQDLPDSSNYRTPEYDENKTIDTTKIQVPSGEVLSEVCYAAINPQTPMNINSLERIVDFIFIYRSSLYRQGSYYKIYKKHKPSKKGKKPESDLGILRKDQIQSDKKSANNDSEPKKRRKNETTSSLPKEKQSAAAKTGKKGIDKKASGASLFISFGPGSSLPSNSDLTTLYGKFGALNESETSMLSSDCTARVFFLKASDAEKALSHSQNMNPFGSSEASFRLEYLSAGSKSEKSKFKASSTKKKDKTPAKPSASLSPGGEASKLNYIKEKLQGLTSMLEASDAKLPDIKTKLESEMKQLLEDVNRMVESSS